DNA from Thermodesulfobacteriota bacterium:
CGTCGAGCTCCCCTTTTCGCAGATCCCGGATGATCTCCATGCGCTCCAGGGTCTTGACGTCCGAGTGCAGGTAGCGCACCCGCACCCCCAGGTTGTCGTAGTATTCGGTCAGGTCCTCGGCCATCCTTTTCGTCAGGGTGGTGACCAGGACCGCCTCCTTCCGGGCGCAGCGCTCCCGGATCTCGGCCAGCAGATCATCCACCTGGCTTTCCGCCGGCCGCACCACGATCTCGGGGTCCATGAGGCCAGTGGGCCGGATGAGCTGCTCCACCACCGCGCCGCCGGTGCGGGTCAGCTCATGCTCGCCCGGGGTGGCTGAGACATAGACCACCTGGTGGATGCGGGCGTCGAGCTCCTCGAAGGTCAAGGGCCGGTTGTCCAGGGCGGACGGCAGGCGGAAGCCGTATTCCACCAGGGTCTCCTTCCGGGAGCGGTCGCCCCGGAACATGCCCCGCACCTGGGAGACGGTGATGTGGCTCTCGTCGATGACAAGGAGAAAATCGCGGGGGAAGTAGTCCAGGAGGGTAGGCGGCGGCTCGCCGGCAGCTCGGCCGGTGAGATGCCGGCTGTAGTTCTCGATGCCGTGGCAGTAGCCGATCTCCTGGAGCATCTCCAGATCAAAGAGGGTGCGCTGCTCCAGACGCTGGGCCTCCACCAGCCGGTTGGCGCCCTCCAGCACAGCCAGCCGCTCCCCCAGCTCGGCCTTGATGGAGCGGACGGCCTCGGCCAGCCGCTCCTGGCTGGTGACGTAGTGGCTGTTGGGAAAGACGGTCAGCTCCCGCACCTGGCCCAGACTCACCCCCCGCAACGGGTCGATGAGGCGGATCGCCTCCACGGTGTCGCCGAAGAGCTCGATGCGGATCGCCCGCTCCTCTTCATAGGCCGGGAAGATCTCCAGGCTGTCGCCCCGCACCCGGAAGCTGCCCCGCTCGAAGGCGATGTCGTTGCGCTCGTAGAGCATGGCCACCAGGCGGCGCTCGATCTCCTCCCGCGGGCAGTCCCGGCCCTCGGTGAGGAAGAGGTGCATGGCCTGGTACTCCTCCGGCGAGCCCAGGCCGTAGATGCAGGAGACCGAGGCGACGATGATCACGTCCGGCCGGGTCAGCAGCGAGCGGGTGGCGGAGTGGCGGAGCTTGTCGATGTGGTCGTTGATGGACGAGTCCTTCTCGATGTAGGTGTCGGAAGACGGGATGTAGGCCTCGGGCTGGTAATAGTCGTAGTAGGAGACGAAATACTCCACCGCGTTGTCCGGGAACAGCTCCTTGAATTCGCCGTACAGCTGCGCCGCCAGGGTCTTGTTGGGGGCCAGGATCAGGGCCGGCTTCGCCTGGCGGGCGATGACCTGGGCCATGGTGAAGGTCTTGCCCGAGCCGGTGACCCCCAGGAGCACCTGCTCCCGGACGCCGGCCGCCAGGCCCTGGGAAAGGGCGGCGATGGCCTGGGGCTGGTCCCCGGCTGGCTGGAAGTCGGAGACGAGGTGGAAGGGGAGCTGGGTCATCCCTGTCCTGTCCTCGCCTCCGCCGGTGGCTCGGCAGCCGTCGAATCTTCACCCAGACGGATCCGCTCGATCAGCTCGTCCACGAAAGGGTTTCGTGACACGTTCATCTCCTCGTCGCTGGTCTCACCCCGATGACGCCTGGCCCCGGGCCAGCCGCGAAATGCTCGAAGCCCTGGTGGCTGATCTCCCGGCGGCCTCCGCCTTCCAGGAGCATCACCCCCTGACCGGGCACGATGCGGCCCACCGGGAAGATCGTCGCGCCGGCACGGGCGGCGGCAGTCGCCAGCGCTTCCGCCGCCGCCGGCGCCGCAGTGAAGAGCAGCCGGTAGTCATCCCCGGCGGCCAGAGCCCAGTCCAAGGCCTGCCGGCCCACGGCCAACGCCGCCGCCTCAAGGCCAGCAGCCAGAGGCACGGCGGCTGCCTCCACCTCGGCACCGACACCGCTCTCTTCGGCCAGACGGGCCAAGTCTGTCGCCAGGCCGTCGGAGAGATCCATCATCGCGGTCAGCAGCCCGGTGGCGGCCAGGGCTTGGCCCAGGGCCACCTGGTGGCCGGGATCCAGATGGGCGGCGACCAGATGCGCCCACTCCGGATGCCGGTCGGCCAGGCCAGCCTGACAGAGGGCCAGGCCAGCACCCGCGGCCCCCAGCCGGTCCCCTACCCAGATGAGGTCCCCGGGCCGGGCCCCGGCGCGGCGGACGATCCCCGGCTCCCTGCCCTCCCCCAACAGGCAGACCGTGATCGTCACCCCGCCGGGGCTGGCCACGGTATCGCCGCCAGCCAAGGTCGTCCCGGCCGCGGCCAGGGCCTCACCGAGGCCGTCCAGGAAGGCGGTGATCCAGTCGTCGGCCAGGTCCGGCGGCAGGCCCAGGGAGAGCAAGGCCCAGCAGGGACGGCCGCCCATGGCGGCGATGTCGGAGAGGTTGGCCGCTGCCGCCTTGCGGCCCAGCAGGCGGGGCGGGTGCCAGCCCCGGTCGAAATGCACCCCTTCCACCAGGGTGTCGGTGGTGGCCAGGGTCAGGGCGCCCGGGGTGGAGCGCCAGACGGCGCAGTCGTCACCGATCCCCAGCACCAGACCACCGCCGGCCGGGTCTGGGGAGAAGCGCCGGCGGATGGCGGCCACCAGATCCCGTTCCCGCACGATCGGCCTCGTGGCGCCTAGAGCTGGCGGCCGTTGGCCCAGGCAGCGGGGCGCGGGCCGAACTCCTCGGGGAAGCGGTGCGGCAGCACCTCCCGCAGCCGCAGTCGGACCGCGTCCGAGGTGGACAGATCCAAGAGCTCCTCGGCCAGCTGCACCATGTCCTCCGCCGTGGAGCCCCGGATGAGACGCTTGATGGAGGGGATGGACAAGGGGTTCATGGACAGCTCGTCCAGGCCCAGGCCCAGGAGGGGGGCGCAGGTGAAGGGATCGCCGGCCATCTCCCCGCAGAGGCCCACCTCGATGCCGCGCTGGTGGCCGGCCTCCACCACCTGGCGGATCATGCGCAGCACCGCCGGGTGCAAGGGATCGTACATGTGGGCCACATGCTCGTTGGCCCGGTCGATGGCCAGGGCGTACTGGATGAGGTCGTTGGTGCCGATGCTGAAGAAGTCCACCTCGCCGGCCAGCACATCGGCCAGGGCCACCGCCGACGGCACCTCGACCATGATGCCGATGGGCACCACGGGCGCAAACGGCTGCCCGTCCCGGATCAGCTCGGCACGCACCTCGGCCAGGATCTCCTTCACCAGCTGGATCTCCCGCATCCCGGAGATCATCGGGAAGATGATGCGCAGCTGGCCGAAGACGCTGGCCCGGAGCATGGCCCGCAGCTGGGTGCGGAAGACCTCCTGCTCGTAGAGGGAGAAGCGGATGGCCCGCACGCCCAGGGCCGGGTTCTGCTCCGGCGGGTGGTTGAAGCAGCGGGAAAGCTTGTCGCCGCCCATGTCCAGGGTGCGGATGGTGACCGGAAAGGGGGCCAGGAAGGTGAGGAGATCGTGGTAGAGCCGGAAGAGGCTCTCCTCGTCCGGGAGCTGGGCCCGCCCCATGTAGAAGTATTCGGAACGGTAGAGCCCCACCCCCTCGGCCCCCAGCTCCAGGGCCGACGGCACCTCGGAGAGCATCTCCAGGTTGGCCTTGACCTTCAGGCGCATCCCGTCCCGGGTCTCAGCGGCCAGATGGGCGAAGCGCGCCACCTCCTCGCCGTAGCGCTCGTACTGGCGCTGGACCTGCAAGTATGTCTCCACCTGATCGTCGGTGGGACGGAGGATGACCCTGCCGCCGATGCCATCGAGGATGAGGAGCTCGCCGGAGCTCACCCGGCGGGTGACCGCCTCCAGACCGACCACCGCCGGAATGCCCAGGGCCCGGGCCAGGATGGCGGTATGGGAGGTGCGGCCGCCCACCTCGGTAACAAACCCCATCACCTGCTCCCGCCGCAGCCGAAAGGTGTCGGCGGGCGACAGATCCCGGGCCACCAGGATCACCCGCTGGCCCGGCGCTGCCAGCGGCCGGGCGTCACTGCCGGCCAGGGCCTCCAGCACCCGCTCGGCGACCTGCTCCACGTCCTCGATCCGGGAGCGGATGTAGCGGTCCTCGATGGCCGCGAAGCGCTCCCGGACCGCGGCCAGGGTCTCCTCCAGGGCCCACTCGGCGTTCACCCCGCCGGTCTCGATGCGCTCCACGGTGCGCTGGTAGAGGGCCGCATCCTGGAGGATGAGCAGATGGCTGTCCAGCACCCGGCCGTAGTCGGGGTAATCGCCCTCCAGCTCGCCCTTGGCCCGGGCCAGCTCCTGGCGCACCCGCTCGATGGCCGCCACGAACCGGGCCACCTCGGCGGGCCTGGCAGCCGCCTCCAGCCGGAGCCGCGGCACCGGGCTCTTCTGGCGATCGAGCACCAGCACCGGACCGGCGGCCATGCCCGGGGAAACGGCGATGCCGTGCTCCAGGAGTCCATCCTGCAAGGCGAGGGTACGATCCTCCATGACCTCGTTCACTCCTCGTCGAAGCGATTGGTGATGAGCGCTGCCAGACAGGCGACGGCGGCCGCCGCCTCCTCGCCTTCGGCCCGCAGCTTGACGGTCTTGCCGCAGGTGCACTGCAAGGTCAGGAGATCGAGGATGCTGGTGGCCTCCGCCTCGGCATCCCCGCAGGAGATCCAGACCCGGGCGGAGAAGCGGGCAGCCGCGGCAGCCAGCTGGCCGGCAGGCCGGACGTGCAGCCCGAGGCGATTGCTGATGGCAAGCTCCTGTTCGACCTTCATGGCGGGAGAAGCAACCGGCTGGGCTGGGTGTGGCGTCCGGAATCGCATCATAGCCCAGCCCCGGCCACCCCACAACCCTGGAGCGCCCGTTGCCCTGGGTAAACAGCGCACCGTTCCCCCACCCCGGCCACGGGGAATGTCCGGCGCAACCCTCGCGCCCGTACCCCCAGGGCGTTGCCCTGGGCTGGTATGGAACGCCCCTTCAGGGCTGAGCCGAATCGGGTGACCTCTCTGAGAGGTCGCATGGACATCGCCCGCCCGGCGACCACTCTACTCCACCGGCCTTGCCGGGAGCTCAGCCTGGATACCGCTGGCAGGAGGGACAGAAGAAGGTGGAGCGGCCAGCCAGCCGCTGGCTGGCGATGGGGGTGCCGCAGGCGGGACAGGGCTCGCCGGCCCGGCCGTAGACCGCCAGCTCGTTCTGGAAGGAGCCCACCTGGCCGTCGGCCCCCACGAAATCAGCGATGGTGGTACCGCCGGCCGCCACCGCCCGGGCCAGCACCTGGCGCACCGCCAGCGCCAGCCTCTCCCAGGCGGCCGGCGGCAGGGTCGGCACCGGCTGCTCGGGATGGAGGCGGGCCGCAAACAGGATCTCGCTGGCGTAGATGTTGCCGATGCCGGCCACCACCCGGCCGTCCATGAGGAAGGACTTCACCGGCCCGCGCCGGCCCCGGGCAGGGCTGCTCAGGGCAGAGGCGCCCCAGTCGGGGTCCAGCGGCTCAGGTCCGAGACCGGCAAAGGCCGCCGCCTCGGTCCGGACGACGCCATCCAGGACCTGGACCGAGCCGAAGCGGCGGGGATCGACCAGGCGCAGCTCCTGGCCAGAGTCGAGCTGGAGGCGCAGATGCACGTGGCGCCCGGGTGGCACCCCTTGGCCCACCAGCAGCAGGCGGCCGCTCATGCCCAGGTGGATCACCAGGGTGGCGTGGTTGGCGAAGCGCAGGAGGAGGTGTTTGGCCCGGCGACCGACGCTTTCGACACGCTGGCCCTGGATCCGCAGCCGGAGAGCCTGGCGGGGCCAGGGGGCCCGCAGAGGCAGAGGGCCGGCATGCGCCCGCTCCACCAGACGGCCGGGGAGCACGGCCGCCAAAGCCCGCCGGATGGTCTCCACCTCGGGCAGCTCAGGCACCTCTCCCCTCCCAGCCTCGCCCCTTCCTCACAGCTGCAGCCAGCGCAGCATCTGCCGCCAGTCCCGCTGGTCCAGACGCCTGAGACCCGCGGCCTGGGCCAGCCGCAAGGCCTCGTGAAACTCCTCCTGGTCCAGGGGCCGGCCGATCACCGGATCCTGGCGGGCAGTGCCGCAGGGCCGGTACTGATCCATGATATTGGTGTAGGTGTCCGGCGAGATCTCCCGGGCCAGCCAGCGAACGATCTCCCGGGTCTCGGCCAGACCGCCAGGCATGACCAGATGCCGGACCAGGAGGCCCCGGCGGGCGAGGCCGCTCGGGTCCAGCACCAGATCGCCCACCTGCCGGTGCATCTCGGCGATGGCCGCCCGGGCCCGCTCCGGATAGTCGGCGGCCGAGCACCAGCGCCCGGCACTGGCCGGCTCCCAGAACTTCATGTCCGGCATGTAGATGTCGACGATCCCGTCCAGAAGGGCCAGGGTGGACAGGGCGTCGTAGGCGCTGGTGTTGTAGACCAGAGGCAGGCGCAGGCCACCGGCGATGGCCGCCGGCAGGGCCTCCAGGATCTGGGGCACCACATGGCTGGGGGTGACGAAGTTGATGTTGTGGCAGCCTTGCCCCTGCAGCTCCAGCATCATGGCCGCCAGCTGCTCGGGGCTCACCGGCACCCCCTCCCCCAGATGGCTGATCTCGTAGTTCTGGCAGAACCGGCACAGGAGGTTGCAACTGGTGAAGAAGATGGTGCCCGAGCCACCCCGGCCCACCAGGGGCGCCTCCTCGCCGAAGTGGGGGGCGCAGCTGGCGACCAGGGCGCGCCGGCCAGTGCGGCAGATCCCCAGCTCGCCGGCAGTCCGATCCTTGCCGCAGGCCCGCGGGCACAAGCTGCAGGCGGCCAATCCTTCCCGGGCCCGGGCGATGCGGTCCGTCAGCTCGCCGGTTGCGGCGAGCCCCAGATAGGCTGGCCAATGGCTGTTTGGCATGATCCCTCCGCTGGTGCGGCCGTGCACACCGGTCCCGGAGCCAGCGGTGCCGGCCCCCTGGGATTACCGCGGCCCTTCCTCAGCCGTCATAAAACGAAGCCGAGCGATCCGCATCTTCTCTCTTGACATTTCTGAATCTGCCGGGCTGAAATGGAAATGCTGTTCCTTCCCACAAGCGATTCCTGGACATAAGGAGGTGAGAGCGGTCGGATTGCCGAATCCGTGCGGCCTGCCGGTTCGAGCTTAACACGGAGACAAGCCTTCGGCCAGGCAACTGAACGAGCATCCAACCTGGGGGGACGATACGCCAATCGATCACGTCTGGAGGGGGGAGACGATGAATGTTGCGGCACTGGCGGATAGGAGACAGAATCCCCGCTACGCAGTTGAATACGCGGAATTCCTGGTAAGCGGCCGCTTCGTGGAAGTGGTGGACATGAGTCTGCAGGGCCTGGCGATCCTGGATCGGGACGCCGGCTTTTGGCCCCTGGTCCAGACCGGCCGCGGCTCTCTGTACGGCGACGACCGGTTGTACCTGGAGGGCATACCGTTTCGCACCGCCAACGAGGTCGTGCTGCCGGATGTGGCAGGGGCCAGGGTGCCCGGCCTGCGCCGGCTGGGCATCCAGTTTGGCAGCCTGACCCCGGCGCAGCAGGAACGGCTCGATTTCTTCATCTGGGTGCACTCCACGAAATCGGCCTGAGGTCTGGTCCTGCCAGGCGGGCCGTTTCCCGACGGCCCGCCTCTGGCGGCCGGCCGGCCCCTTGCGCTCCCTCCTCCTGTTGAGGTCCTCCACCGGCGTGTCGTTTCCGGCGCCAAGCCTTGCATTCCCCTGGCGGATGCTTTAGGCTCCGGCAGCGTTTTCGGCCAGACCCGCACCTCCCCTGGTCGCCTGGCTGTCCCATGCCGACCGCGGCCGCCATGCCCTCCTGGAAAAGCCTTCTCGCCAAGAGCCTGACCCGACCCGCCGACCTGGAGCGCCGTTTTCGCTTCGACCTGCCGGGGCTCCGTGCGGCGGCCGCACGCTTTCCCCTGCGCATCAACCCGTACTACCTGGGCCTTCTCACCGGCCCCGGGGACGGCCTCTGGGAGCAGGTGGTGCCGGATGCCCGGGAGCTCGAGGATCCGATGGGCCAGGAGGACCCCCTGGACGAGGAGGGGGCGAGTCCGGTGCCCAATCTGGTGCACCGCTACCCGGACCGGGCCCTGTTCCTGGTGGCCAGCCAGTGCGCCGTCTACTGCCGCTTCTGCACCCGCCGCCGCAAGGTGGGCTCGCCGCGCCTGGCGGTCACCGGCGCCACCATCCGGGCCGGCCTGGACTATCTGGCCCGCACGGCGGCCATCCGGGATGTGCTGGTCTCGGGCGGCGACCCGCTGCTTCTGGAGGACGACCGTCTGGCCGGGGTGCTGGCCGGATTGCGCCGTATTCCCCATATCGAGATCATCCGCATCGGCAGCCGGGTACCATGCACGCTGCCGGCCCGGGTGACGAGGGCCCTGGCCCGGTCGCTGGCCCGTTTCGGCCCCCTGTATCTCTTCACCCATTTCAACCACCCCCGGGAGGTGACGCCGGAGGCGGCCCGGGCCTGCCGGCTCCTGGTGGAGGCCGGCATCCCGGTGGGCTGCCAGACGGTCCTCCTGGCCGGGATCAACGACCAGCCGGCCGTCCTCCTGGAGCTGTGGCGCCGGCTCCTGGCCATCCGGGTCACCCCCTACTACCTCTTCCAGATGGACCTGACCCGGGGCACCGGTCATTTCCGGACCCCTCTGGCCAAGGGGCGGGAGATCATGGCCGCCCTGTGGGCTGCGGCGGATGGCCTGCCCCTGCCGCATTTCGGGATCGATCTGCCCGGAGGGGGTGGCAAGGTCACCCTGGGGCCGCCAGCGGTTGCGGAAGCAGGTGGCCCCGTGCTATGCCAAACCTGTGCAGGGCTCGCCGGCACCGGCCGGACCCAGCCCTGATCGCTCATCACCGGAACTGGAAAGGATCCACAGGAGTCATGCCATGGATCGTTCACTCCTGGTCGCTCTGGACGGCTCGGTCCATTCGAGCCGGGTGGTGCGCTACCTGGGCCGTCTCTTCACGGGGCAGGCCGAGGTGCGCCTGCACCTGGTGTCCCTGGTCAGCGGTGTGACGGCACCGGCCGGCAGCGCCTGGGAGGAGCTGCCGCCGCAGCTCAGCCCGGAAGGGGCGCGCCGTTGCCAGGAGGCCGAGCACTGCCTGGCCGCGGCCAGCGAGCACCTGCTCCAGGCCGGCATCCCGGCCGATCGCATCTCCCGCCAGGTGCAGGTGGCCCAGATGGGGGTGGCCGCCGACCTGCTGCACCTGACCCGCCAGGGCCGGCACGACGCCCTGGTACTGGGTCGCGGCGGCAAGAGCAGGATCGAGGAGCTGCTCCTGGGCTCGGTCTCGGCCAGCATCCTCAGGAAGGCCGAGGAGGTGCCCCTGTGGATCATCGACGGCGAGGTGGACTCGCGGTCCTTCCTGGTGCCGGTGGACGGCAACGTCCACACCCTGAAGGCCGTGGATCACCTGGCCCACATGGTGAGCGACCATCCCAGCGCCCGCATCACCCTCTTCCGCTCCTCGGCCCTCCTGGATCAGGCGAACCCCTTCGGCGACAAGGAGCTGACCGCCTGCGCCGCCCTGTGGGGCGAGGACTGGTGCCGCCAGCACCTGACCTGCCCCGACGCCCTCTTCCACGCCCCGGAGCAGGTCCTCTTGGAGGCCGGCTTTCCCCGGGAGCGGCTGCGGCGCCTGGAAACCCGCCAGGGCCTGTATGCCAGCCGCCAGATCATCCGCCAGGCCCTGATGGAGGACGCCGGCACCATTGTCATGGGCCGCCGGCCGGAAGACCTGCGCAAGGGCTTTCTGGGCAGCGTCTCGGAGCGGGTGCTGGCCAACGCCCAGGACGTGGCCATGTGGATCGTCAGCTGACCATGTCCCAGCTGCCGGCACCGGCGGTCCTCGCCCGCCTGCTCCTCCTTCTCGTCTGGGCAGGCCTCTTCGGCCTCCTTCTGCAGCGCGAATACCTGGTCCCGACCATTGACCCCCGGGAGCAGGCCGCCCTCAAGCGGCACCGGGAGGAAAGCTTCATGGGCGTCTACTTCCGGGGCGAGCGGATCGGCTACGTCAAGACCCGCATCCGGCCAGGGGAGACCGGGCTGGATCTGGACCAGACCTCCTTTCTGCGCCTCAACGTCCTGGACAAGAGCTATCCGGTGACCATGAGTGTGGAGGCCAACCTGGACGAGGGCTCGCGCCTGGCGAGCTTCCGTTTCGCCCTCAACTCGCCCTTCTACGCCATGAAGGCCCAGGGGCAGGTGGAGGGCCGGCGGGTCGACTTCACCCTGGCCACCGGCCGGGAGGAGATCCGCGACTCGGTGCTCCTGGCCCGGGAGCCCTTTTTTGCCACCAACCGCCGCGCCTACCTGCTGGCGGCCAAGCCCCGTCCGGGCGACCGGCTGCGCATCCCCTATTTCGATCCGGTGTCGCTGGCCGGCAAGGACACGGTGGTGGAGTACAAGGGTCTGGAGAAGGTGCTCATCCGGGGCCGCATCCACCAGCTGCACCATTTCGTCGAGACCTTCTCCGGGGTGCGGATCAGCTCCTGGCTGGACGGCGAGGGCCGGGTGATCAAGGAGGAGTCGCCGGCGGGCTTCGTCTTCGTGGCCGAGCCGGAGTTCCAGGCCACCGATGTCGCCAAGCCGGATCTGGAGCTGCTGTCCGCCGTCGCGGTGCCCCTGGCAAGGCCCCTGCCGCCCCTGGCCGACCTGGAGCGCTTGCGGCTGCGCCTCACCCTGCCCTCCGAGGCAGAACTCGATCTGGACGGCGGTCGCCAGACCTGGGATGGCGAGATCCTTACCGTCCGGCGGCAGCCGCTGCCGGCCGCCGATACCCCGGCCTGCAGCGACCAGGAGGAGGCCCTGGCCGCCTCCCCTTACGTGCAGACCGGTGCCAAGCTGCTGCGGGAGCAGGCCCAGGCGGTGGCCGCCGATGCCCCGCCCCTTGCCACGGTGCAGCGCCTGGCCGCCTGGGTCTACGAGAACATCGAGAAGCGCCCGGTGATCGGCATCCCGGACGCCCTCACCACCTTCGACAGCCGGCAGGGCGACTGCAACGAGCACGCCGCCCTGTTCGCCGCCCTGGCCCGCTCCCTGGGCATCCCCACCCGGATCGTGGCCGGCGTTCTTTACATGGATGGCGCCTTCTACTACCATGCCTGGAACGAGGTCTGCCTGGGGGACGGCTGGCTGAGCCTGGACACCACCACCGGCCAGCTGCCGGCCGATCTCGGCCATCTGCGCCTGGTGACCGGCGAGACCGCCGAACTGGTGCGGATCGGCGCCCTCATCGGCGCCCTGGCCATCGACCAGGTGGAGGAGCCATGAGCCTCCGATCGTTGCAGGCCCTCATCCAAGGAGAGATTCAGGCCCTGGAGCAGACGGTGGCCCTGTGCAGCAGCCGTCTGGCCAGGCGTCAGGAGCTCGCTGCTTCGGGCAGTGAGGACATCCTGGCGGATAGCCTTGCCGCCTGCCTGCACTCGTTCTATTCCGGCCTGGAGGGCCTCCTGGAAACGGTGGCCAGCGAGCTCGACGAGCTGCCCCGGGGCGCCCACTGGCACCGCCAGCTGCTGGTGCTGATGACCGTTGCTGTCGAGGGCGCGCGGCCGGCGGTCTTCACCCAGGACAGCTACGCCATCCTCGATGAGCTGCGGGCCTTCCGGCATCTCTTCCGCAACCTCTACCTGCACACCCTGCGGCCGGAGCGCGTGTTCGAGCTGACCGCGGCCCTGGCCTTCGCCTGGCCCGGGGTGCGGGCCGACCTGGAGGAATTCCTCCGCTTTCTGGGGACAACCCATGGACCAGGACCAGCTTGAGGCGTGCCGCCGCAGCCCCCGGGCCCGGGAGCAGCGGCGGCGGGCGGCGCTGGAGGACCGGCGGCAGGCCGCCCTGGCGGCGGCCCGCCAGGCAGCGCCGGCCCTCCTCCGGCTGGGCGCCCGGCAGGTGCTCCTTTTTGGCTCCATCCTCTCCCCGCACCGCTTCCACGAGCGCTCGGATCTGGATCTGGTGGTCTACGGCCTGCCGGACCGGCTGTGGGCCAAGGCCCTGGGGACCCTCGAAGACTGGCCGGGACTGGGCGAGGTGGAGATCGACCTGAAGCCTGCCGAGGATCTGCCCGCCGAATTCTTGTCCTTCATCGAGGAGCAAGGGGAGTTGGTCACCCCCTGACGCCACCCCCCAATGCCGCCCCTTCTGGTCATCGACCGGCTTGTGAAGCGCTTCGGCTCGTTCACCGCCGTGGACGAGGTGAGCCTGGCGGTCCAGCCGGGCGAGATTTTTGGCTTTTTGGGACCCAACGGTGCCGGCAAGACGACGACCATCAAGATGCTGGCCGGGCTTCTCCAGCCGGATGGCGGCCGCATCACCATCGACGGCCACGACCTCGCCCAGGAGCCCATCCCCTGCAAGCAGGTCACCGGCTATATCCCCGACCGGCCCTACCTCTACGAAAAGCTCACCGGCCAGGAGTTCCTGCGCTTCATCGCCAGCCTTTATGGAGTCTCCCCGGAGCGGCTGGCGGCCATCAGCAGCCGCTTTCTTGGTCTTTTCCACCTGAGCGAGTGGCAGGACCACCTCATCGAGAGCTACTCCCATGGCATGCGGCAGAAGCTGATCATCACCGCCGCCCTGCTCCAGGACCCCAAGCTCATCATCGTCGACGAGCCCATGGTCGGCCTCGACCCCCAGAGCGCCCGCATCGTCAAGGAGCTGTTCAAGGGCTTCGCCCGGTCCGGCAAGGCCATCTTCCTGTCCACCCACTCCCTGGAGGTGGCCGAGGAGCTGTGCGACCGGATCGCCATCATCCTGAACGGCCGCATCCGCGCCCTGGGGGATCTGGCCAGCCTGCGCCAGGAGGCGCGGCTGGAGGATTCCGGCCTGGAGGAGATCTTCCTCGAGCTCACCGGCTCCTACGAACTCCGCGGCATCATCGAGGCCTTGCGCTCCGACCTGCCCCCCGATTCCGCGTCTACCCGCTGACCGTCCGCTTCCATCGATTAGGGATCACGCCCTCTTTCCGGACGGAAGGTGCGGGGCGCTCACCTGGACCGGCGCATCAGGATGGCCCAGACTCGAGGCGAGCCAGAAGCGAGACCCGGGTCAGCCTTTGCCATTGACACCCGTACGCGCGCCCGCTT
Protein-coding regions in this window:
- a CDS encoding universal stress protein, whose protein sequence is MDRSLLVALDGSVHSSRVVRYLGRLFTGQAEVRLHLVSLVSGVTAPAGSAWEELPPQLSPEGARRCQEAEHCLAAASEHLLQAGIPADRISRQVQVAQMGVAADLLHLTRQGRHDALVLGRGGKSRIEELLLGSVSASILRKAEEVPLWIIDGEVDSRSFLVPVDGNVHTLKAVDHLAHMVSDHPSARITLFRSSALLDQANPFGDKELTACAALWGEDWCRQHLTCPDALFHAPEQVLLEAGFPRERLRRLETRQGLYASRQIIRQALMEDAGTIVMGRRPEDLRKGFLGSVSERVLANAQDVAMWIVS
- a CDS encoding KamA family radical SAM protein codes for the protein MPTAAAMPSWKSLLAKSLTRPADLERRFRFDLPGLRAAAARFPLRINPYYLGLLTGPGDGLWEQVVPDARELEDPMGQEDPLDEEGASPVPNLVHRYPDRALFLVASQCAVYCRFCTRRRKVGSPRLAVTGATIRAGLDYLARTAAIRDVLVSGGDPLLLEDDRLAGVLAGLRRIPHIEIIRIGSRVPCTLPARVTRALARSLARFGPLYLFTHFNHPREVTPEAARACRLLVEAGIPVGCQTVLLAGINDQPAVLLELWRRLLAIRVTPYYLFQMDLTRGTGHFRTPLAKGREIMAALWAAADGLPLPHFGIDLPGGGGKVTLGPPAVAEAGGPVLCQTCAGLAGTGRTQP
- a CDS encoding nucleotidyltransferase domain-containing protein, with product MDQDQLEACRRSPRAREQRRRAALEDRRQAALAAARQAAPALLRLGARQVLLFGSILSPHRFHERSDLDLVVYGLPDRLWAKALGTLEDWPGLGEVEIDLKPAEDLPAEFLSFIEEQGELVTP
- a CDS encoding transglutaminase-like domain-containing protein; its protein translation is MDRQLTMSQLPAPAVLARLLLLLVWAGLFGLLLQREYLVPTIDPREQAALKRHREESFMGVYFRGERIGYVKTRIRPGETGLDLDQTSFLRLNVLDKSYPVTMSVEANLDEGSRLASFRFALNSPFYAMKAQGQVEGRRVDFTLATGREEIRDSVLLAREPFFATNRRAYLLAAKPRPGDRLRIPYFDPVSLAGKDTVVEYKGLEKVLIRGRIHQLHHFVETFSGVRISSWLDGEGRVIKEESPAGFVFVAEPEFQATDVAKPDLELLSAVAVPLARPLPPLADLERLRLRLTLPSEAELDLDGGRQTWDGEILTVRRQPLPAADTPACSDQEEALAASPYVQTGAKLLREQAQAVAADAPPLATVQRLAAWVYENIEKRPVIGIPDALTTFDSRQGDCNEHAALFAALARSLGIPTRIVAGVLYMDGAFYYHAWNEVCLGDGWLSLDTTTGQLPADLGHLRLVTGETAELVRIGALIGALAIDQVEEP
- a CDS encoding ABC transporter ATP-binding protein yields the protein MPPLLVIDRLVKRFGSFTAVDEVSLAVQPGEIFGFLGPNGAGKTTTIKMLAGLLQPDGGRITIDGHDLAQEPIPCKQVTGYIPDRPYLYEKLTGQEFLRFIASLYGVSPERLAAISSRFLGLFHLSEWQDHLIESYSHGMRQKLIITAALLQDPKLIIVDEPMVGLDPQSARIVKELFKGFARSGKAIFLSTHSLEVAEELCDRIAIILNGRIRALGDLASLRQEARLEDSGLEEIFLELTGSYELRGIIEALRSDLPPDSASTR